A region of the Candidatus Borreliella tachyglossi genome:
ATCACTACTTTTTAATTTTTGAGACTCTGAAGTATCCTAGGTATAAAATTCCTTGCCAGTTTTAGTTAAAATAATCAATAAGCACTATTCTTAATTAATACATTTATTAAAATTATCTTTAATAATTTTATTTTTATAAGGACTTACATAATGCATAATAATACGATAATTGTACTAGATTTTGGATCTCAATATAGCCAATTAATTGCAAGAAGAATTAGAGAAATGAGTGTTTATGTAAACGTCATTCCCTACTCTATTTTGGCAAAAGAAGTTAAGAATATAAATCCTGTAGGAATAATTTTAAGCGGAGGCCCTGCCTCTGTTTATCTAGAAGAAGCGCCTACTTTGGACACTGAAATTTTCAACCTAGGAATACCCATCCTAGGCATATGCTATGGAATGCAACTAATTATTAAATTATTTGGAGGGATTGTATCTAAGTGCAAAAAACAAGAATTTGGAACCACCGAACTATTTATAGAAGATACTCAATCGTACTTATTCTCAGAACTTCCAAATAAACTTGAAGTAATTATGAATCACGGAGACAATATTGAAAAAATTCCTAACAATTTCAAACAAATAGCTTACACAAAAAACTGTATTGCTTCTATATTCAATGAAAACCAAAAAATTTATGGACTACAATTCCATCCAGAAGTAACTCACTCAGACTCTGGAAGCCAAATACTTAAAAATTTTGTTTTCAAAATTTGCAAAGCCCACATTAATCGGTATTCAGAAAATAAAATAGCAAATATTGTAGAGAAAATAAAACTTCAAGTAGGTAATAAAAAGGTACTTCTGGGATTCTCAGGGGGGACAGACTCTTTAATCTGCGCATTACTTGTCAATGAAGCAATAAAAAGTAATTTAATTTGTGTCTTTATCAATACTGGCTTACTCCGAAAAAACGAAGTTAAAGAAATATTAGAATTTAATAAAAAATACAATTTAAATATAAAATACATTGATGCTTCTCTAACCTTTATAAATAAACTTACAAACATAGATGATCCTGAAAAGAAAAGAAAAACAATAGGAAAAATATTTGTGAATATCCTTGAAAAAACTGCCTCAGAGGATAAAAATATAGAATATTTGGCACAAGGAACAATTTATTCAGATGTAATTGAGTCTCAATCAAAGGATAGTGCTTTTTCAAATATAAAATCCCATCATAATGTGGGAGGACTCCCAGATAAAATGAGATTAAAGCTTTTAGAACCTTTAAAGGAGCTTTTTAAAGACGAAGTAATTACACTCGGAATTGAACTTGGAA
Encoded here:
- the guaA gene encoding glutamine-hydrolyzing GMP synthase, which produces MHNNTIIVLDFGSQYSQLIARRIREMSVYVNVIPYSILAKEVKNINPVGIILSGGPASVYLEEAPTLDTEIFNLGIPILGICYGMQLIIKLFGGIVSKCKKQEFGTTELFIEDTQSYLFSELPNKLEVIMNHGDNIEKIPNNFKQIAYTKNCIASIFNENQKIYGLQFHPEVTHSDSGSQILKNFVFKICKAHINRYSENKIANIVEKIKLQVGNKKVLLGFSGGTDSLICALLVNEAIKSNLICVFINTGLLRKNEVKEILEFNKKYNLNIKYIDASLTFINKLTNIDDPEKKRKTIGKIFVNILEKTASEDKNIEYLAQGTIYSDVIESQSKDSAFSNIKSHHNVGGLPDKMRLKLLEPLKELFKDEVITLGIELGIERDVLYRHPFPGPGLAIRIIGKITQAKINMLQEADGILIEELLKNNLYYEIRQAFVVLLPIKSVGVMGDNRTYEYTAVIRCVNTQDFMTANWVELPYEFLKKISSRIINEVRGINRVCYDISSKPPATIEWE